One genomic window of Garciella nitratireducens DSM 15102 includes the following:
- the rd gene encoding rubredoxin produces the protein MKKYVCTVCGYVYNPEVGDPDGGIAPGTAFEDIPDDWVCPECGVGKDMFEPQE, from the coding sequence ATGAAAAAATATGTATGTACAGTTTGTGGGTATGTTTATAATCCAGAGGTAGGAGATCCAGATGGAGGCATTGCTCCAGGGACTGCATTTGAAGATATTCCAGATGATTGGGTATGCCCTGAGTGTGGGGTTGGGAAAGATATGTTTGAACCTCAAGAATAA
- a CDS encoding Spo0E family sporulation regulatory protein-aspartic acid phosphatase — protein sequence MNYLEKIKKNKELLYDLLENDSSNSNEIYDQSCVLDKLILQYMRSEAEYNIHKKSS from the coding sequence ATGAATTATTTAGAAAAGATAAAAAAAAATAAAGAGTTATTATATGATTTATTAGAAAATGATTCTTCTAATAGTAATGAAATATATGATCAGAGTTGTGTTTTAGATAAGCTAATTCTTCAATATATGAGGTCTGAAGCAGAGTATAATATTCATAAAAAAAGTAGTTAA
- a CDS encoding helix-turn-helix domain-containing protein, with the protein MKYEWLTVEEVADMLRLNTVTIYRWLRTNKLRGIKLGKEWRIKDSDLQEFLESHYNDA; encoded by the coding sequence ATGAAATATGAATGGCTGACAGTAGAAGAAGTAGCAGATATGCTGCGTTTAAATACAGTTACAATTTATAGATGGCTAAGAACAAATAAACTTCGAGGAATTAAACTAGGAAAAGAGTGGAGGATCAAAGATTCAGATTTACAAGAATTTTTAGAATCTCATTATAATGATGCTTAA
- the trxA gene encoding thioredoxin, translating into MKTLKKERRNLKMTNEKIVILTEENFQQEVEQSDIPVMVDFWAEWCGPCKAVSPIIDELAEEYAGKIKVGKVNVDDQGALSTKFRVMSIPTIIFFKNGKEIERLIGARGKEEFAEKLDNLL; encoded by the coding sequence ATGAAAACTTTAAAGAAAGAAAGGAGAAATCTCAAAATGACAAATGAAAAAATTGTTATCCTAACAGAAGAAAACTTTCAACAAGAGGTAGAACAATCTGATATCCCTGTAATGGTAGATTTTTGGGCAGAATGGTGCGGCCCCTGTAAAGCTGTAAGTCCTATTATTGACGAACTAGCTGAAGAATATGCTGGAAAAATAAAGGTTGGTAAAGTAAATGTCGATGACCAAGGAGCATTATCTACAAAATTTCGTGTTATGAGCATTCCTACCATTATTTTCTTTAAAAATGGCAAAGAAATCGAACGATTGATAGGGGCTCGAGGAAAAGAGGAATTTGCAGAAAAATTAGATAATCTTTTATAA
- a CDS encoding sigma factor G inhibitor Gin: MKKIRVCSFCGNMRIHGISILEQWMCAECEEKLLHMDLEDPSYEENKEKIKDIWKTHYVLTKKP, encoded by the coding sequence ATGAAAAAAATAAGAGTATGTAGTTTTTGTGGAAATATGCGTATTCATGGCATTTCTATTCTAGAACAGTGGATGTGTGCAGAATGTGAAGAAAAATTGCTTCATATGGATTTAGAAGATCCTTCCTATGAGGAAAACAAAGAAAAAATAAAAGATATTTGGAAAACGCATTATGTATTAACCAAAAAACCATAG
- a CDS encoding aminotransferase class I/II-fold pyridoxal phosphate-dependent enzyme — translation MSLIEGLNKILQENLTRLHMPGHKGRKIFPEILKNNLQEIDITEIPGSDNLHHAQEILLEAQQRAAKVFGAQKTYFLINGTTVGIQAMILATCRPGDKLLVPRNCHRSVFSALILGDIIPVYLSPISHPKTGIDLSISVEEIEKKLKQHPDVKGAVLTYPTYYGSCSDIEKIAKILHHKKKFLLVDEAHGAHLALHKNLPLSALQAGADIVVDSTHKILSSFTQSAMLHIGNQYLSTEKVELFLGMLQSSSPSYLLMASLDWASQQAEEMGQIKWEKIIQWTHQAREDIRHHTNMKPIGNEIIGRYHVVDYDPSKLLIDVSSTGLTGIETEKILREKYRIQVELSDYYHILAMTGMGTIEQDIQRFTQAMIDIDHKYGNPHKKLTSLPIRIREGEMGLSPRKAIYAPSEKILLKNAQGRMSKEFIIPYPPGIPMVLPGEVITQEIIEEIEIMQRWGGTIIGLEDNTLQNIQVIK, via the coding sequence ATGTCATTGATCGAGGGATTAAACAAAATCCTACAAGAAAATTTAACGCGTCTTCATATGCCAGGACATAAGGGAAGAAAAATTTTCCCTGAAATTTTAAAAAATAATCTACAAGAAATAGATATTACCGAAATTCCTGGGAGTGATAATCTTCATCATGCGCAAGAGATCCTCTTAGAAGCACAACAAAGAGCAGCAAAAGTATTTGGAGCTCAAAAAACCTATTTTTTGATCAATGGAACTACTGTAGGAATTCAAGCTATGATTCTTGCCACTTGTAGGCCAGGAGATAAGTTATTAGTCCCTAGAAATTGCCATCGTTCAGTATTTAGTGCTTTGATTTTAGGAGATATCATACCCGTATATCTATCTCCTATTTCTCATCCTAAAACGGGAATAGATCTATCTATATCTGTAGAAGAAATAGAAAAAAAGCTAAAGCAACATCCAGATGTCAAGGGAGCTGTGCTTACTTATCCTACTTATTATGGAAGCTGTAGTGATATTGAAAAAATCGCGAAAATCTTGCATCATAAAAAGAAATTTTTATTAGTAGACGAGGCCCATGGAGCCCATTTAGCACTTCATAAAAACTTACCTCTTTCTGCACTACAAGCAGGAGCAGATATAGTAGTAGATAGTACGCATAAGATTTTATCTTCCTTTACCCAATCTGCTATGCTTCATATAGGGAACCAATATCTTTCTACTGAAAAAGTAGAACTATTTTTAGGAATGTTGCAAAGCTCTAGTCCATCTTATCTTTTAATGGCTTCCTTGGATTGGGCTTCTCAGCAGGCAGAAGAGATGGGACAAATTAAATGGGAAAAAATTATTCAGTGGACGCATCAAGCTAGAGAAGACATTCGTCATCATACCAATATGAAGCCAATAGGTAATGAAATAATAGGACGCTATCATGTAGTAGACTACGATCCAAGTAAACTTTTAATTGATGTCTCTTCTACGGGACTTACAGGGATAGAAACAGAAAAAATTCTTAGAGAAAAATATAGGATTCAAGTAGAACTCTCTGATTACTATCATATATTAGCTATGACTGGAATGGGGACCATAGAGCAAGATATTCAAAGATTTACTCAGGCAATGATAGATATTGATCATAAATATGGAAATCCTCATAAAAAGTTAACCTCTCTTCCAATAAGGATTAGAGAAGGAGAAATGGGACTTTCTCCTAGAAAAGCGATCTATGCTCCTTCTGAAAAAATCTTATTAAAAAATGCGCAAGGTAGAATGAGTAAAGAATTTATCATTCCCTATCCGCCAGGGATTCCTATGGTGCTTCCTGGAGAAGTGATCACTCAAGAAATTATAGAAGAGATAGAGATTATGCAAAGATGGGGAGGAACTATCATTGGTCTTGAAGATAATACCTTACAAAATATTCAAGTAATAAAATAA
- a CDS encoding dTMP kinase — translation MTQKGKLIVIEGVDGSGKETQSKKLYQRLKKEGFSVMQISYPRYDKASSEMVKAYLRGDFGDKPQDVSPYIASTFYAMDRYASYKEDYEQFYKAGGIVIADRYTTSNMVHQAGKIQDVKQRKKFLDWLWDYEFHLYGLPIPDLVYFLDIPVTMNQKLMKGRRNKFSGKKKKDIHERDLRYLQRSYKTALSLVDQYHWKRIPCMRAEKLRSIEEIHEEIYEIFINLLRKSD, via the coding sequence ATGACTCAAAAAGGAAAGCTTATCGTGATTGAAGGAGTAGATGGGAGTGGAAAAGAAACCCAAAGTAAAAAACTTTATCAAAGGTTGAAGAAGGAAGGATTTTCTGTGATGCAAATCTCGTATCCAAGATATGATAAAGCCTCCTCTGAAATGGTAAAAGCTTATCTTAGAGGAGATTTTGGGGATAAGCCTCAGGATGTAAGTCCATATATAGCCTCTACTTTCTATGCGATGGATCGATACGCTTCTTATAAAGAGGATTATGAGCAATTTTATAAAGCAGGAGGCATTGTGATCGCTGATCGCTATACCACTTCTAATATGGTACATCAAGCAGGAAAAATTCAAGATGTCAAACAACGAAAAAAGTTTTTAGATTGGCTATGGGATTATGAATTTCATCTATACGGTCTTCCTATTCCAGATTTGGTATATTTTTTGGATATTCCAGTAACAATGAATCAAAAACTGATGAAAGGGCGAAGAAATAAATTTTCTGGAAAGAAGAAAAAAGACATTCATGAAAGAGATTTAAGATATTTACAACGTTCTTATAAAACCGCGTTATCTCTTGTAGATCAATATCATTGGAAGAGAATTCCTTGTATGCGAGCAGAAAAATTAAGATCTATAGAGGAAATCCATGAAGAAATCTATGAAATATTTATAAATTTATTAAGAAAGTCTGATTAA
- a CDS encoding cyclic-di-AMP receptor — translation MKMIIAIVQNQDQRVLVETLMENEFHVTKLATTGGFLKVGNTTLLIGVEEERVERVIEIIREVCEPREQIIPNTTNTTLGTEALYSTYPIKVTVGGATIFVVDVERFEKI, via the coding sequence ATGAAAATGATCATTGCCATTGTGCAAAATCAAGATCAACGTGTTTTGGTAGAAACTTTAATGGAAAATGAATTTCATGTTACTAAGTTAGCTACCACAGGAGGATTTTTAAAAGTGGGAAATACTACTTTATTGATTGGAGTAGAAGAAGAAAGAGTAGAAAGGGTAATAGAGATCATTCGAGAGGTTTGCGAGCCTAGAGAACAAATTATTCCCAATACCACCAATACTACCTTGGGCACAGAAGCCCTTTATTCTACTTATCCTATCAAAGTAACCGTAGGAGGAGCTACCATATTTGTGGTAGATGTAGAACGTTTTGAAAAGATTTAA
- a CDS encoding ATP-binding protein, with the protein MKRFNEFFQDILGQSSVVHTLVRALEKNKISHSYIFAGPEGTQKETVAYCFAKALLSQEKPFEKTESKKIEDHNHPDLIDLFPQGVSIKIDQIREIKKDISVKPFASNYKIYILHQAHTMGAPAQNSFLKTLEEPPEYAVIILITNSLSALLPTIRSRSQILQFQPIHRALLEKYLLEKHGLSQNKAWEISLIANGNIKRALELVNDHGILQERKEILKKLLKIIKGDIALIFPTALWLKEKKDYLEEWLDFFMIWFRDVALYQELGDNPYIIHREYKDWLEEFSFYLSYDQIHDIIKEIQQSKNDIKHNINLQLNMESMLLKMQNREDS; encoded by the coding sequence TTGAAAAGATTTAATGAATTTTTTCAAGATATTCTAGGCCAATCTAGTGTGGTCCATACCCTAGTACGAGCTTTAGAAAAAAATAAAATATCTCATAGTTATATTTTTGCGGGACCAGAAGGAACCCAAAAGGAAACCGTTGCTTATTGCTTTGCAAAAGCACTTTTATCTCAGGAAAAGCCTTTTGAAAAAACTGAGTCAAAGAAAATAGAAGATCATAACCATCCTGATTTGATTGATCTTTTTCCTCAAGGAGTGAGTATAAAAATAGATCAGATTCGAGAGATTAAGAAGGATATTTCTGTAAAACCTTTTGCATCCAATTATAAAATTTACATCCTTCACCAGGCTCATACTATGGGAGCGCCAGCTCAAAATTCTTTTTTGAAAACGCTAGAAGAACCTCCTGAGTATGCAGTGATTATTTTGATTACCAATAGTCTTTCAGCCCTTTTGCCCACCATTCGCTCTAGAAGTCAGATATTACAGTTTCAGCCCATTCATCGAGCACTACTGGAAAAATATTTGCTAGAAAAACATGGACTTTCTCAGAACAAGGCATGGGAAATTTCTCTTATAGCAAATGGAAATATAAAAAGAGCTTTGGAATTGGTAAACGATCATGGAATTTTACAAGAGAGAAAAGAAATTTTAAAAAAGCTTTTAAAAATCATCAAAGGAGATATCGCTTTGATTTTTCCCACTGCTCTGTGGTTAAAAGAAAAGAAGGACTATTTAGAAGAATGGCTAGATTTTTTTATGATATGGTTTCGAGATGTTGCTCTTTACCAAGAGTTGGGGGACAATCCTTATATCATCCATAGAGAATATAAGGATTGGCTAGAAGAATTTAGTTTTTATTTATCCTATGATCAGATTCATGATATAATAAAAGAAATTCAACAATCTAAGAATGATATAAAGCACAATATAAATCTTCAATTAAATATGGAGTCTATGTTGTTAAAGATGCAGAATCGGGAGGATTCATGA
- a CDS encoding PSP1 domain-containing protein, producing the protein MVKVVGIRFKKAGKIYYFDPAEILLDPGDYVIVETARGIEYGQVVLGPKEVSEEELVAPVKPVIRKATKEDRQIAKENDKKEEEALMICQQKIEKHGLEMKLIDVEYTFDNNKIIFYFSAEGRVDFRELVKDLASVFKTRIELRQIGVRDEAKMLGGLGPCGGGLCCATWLGDFEPVSIKMAKEQNLSLNPNKISGICGRLLCCLKFEQEAYEDAKERLPEEGDTVQTPSGIGEVIEVNLIREKVKVKFKGDDIVVQSFPCSEVTIMQSKKNPCCKKQILEEECDCKNHLDLNNKD; encoded by the coding sequence ATGGTAAAAGTAGTAGGAATACGATTTAAAAAAGCGGGAAAAATCTATTATTTTGATCCAGCAGAGATCTTACTTGATCCAGGAGATTATGTTATTGTCGAGACAGCAAGAGGAATAGAATATGGACAAGTGGTATTAGGTCCTAAAGAAGTATCTGAAGAAGAACTGGTGGCACCAGTAAAACCTGTGATTAGAAAAGCGACCAAAGAAGATCGGCAAATAGCAAAAGAAAACGATAAAAAAGAAGAAGAGGCCTTGATGATCTGCCAACAAAAAATAGAAAAGCACGGATTAGAGATGAAACTCATTGATGTAGAATATACTTTTGATAATAATAAAATTATCTTTTATTTTTCTGCAGAGGGAAGAGTTGATTTTAGAGAGCTGGTAAAAGATCTTGCATCGGTATTTAAAACCAGAATAGAGCTAAGACAGATAGGTGTTCGAGATGAAGCTAAGATGCTAGGAGGATTGGGCCCTTGTGGAGGAGGACTTTGCTGTGCTACTTGGTTAGGAGATTTTGAGCCAGTGTCCATAAAAATGGCAAAAGAACAAAATCTTTCTCTTAATCCCAATAAAATATCTGGTATTTGTGGGCGTCTTCTTTGCTGTTTAAAATTTGAACAAGAAGCTTATGAAGATGCGAAAGAACGTCTTCCTGAAGAGGGAGATACTGTACAGACTCCAAGTGGAATAGGAGAGGTTATAGAAGTCAATTTGATTCGGGAAAAGGTAAAAGTAAAATTTAAAGGAGACGACATTGTTGTTCAAAGTTTTCCTTGTAGCGAAGTCACCATTATGCAATCTAAAAAGAATCCCTGTTGCAAAAAACAAATTTTAGAAGAAGAATGTGATTGTAAAAACCATTTGGATTTAAATAATAAGGATTGA
- a CDS encoding DUF362 domain-containing protein, translating into MAYVISDDCISCGACEAECPTESISEGDGKYEINADTCIDCGACANVCPVDAPQPE; encoded by the coding sequence ATGGCATATGTAATTTCTGATGATTGCATTTCTTGTGGTGCATGTGAAGCAGAATGCCCAACAGAATCGATTAGTGAGGGAGATGGCAAATACGAAATCAATGCAGATACTTGCATTGATTGTGGAGCTTGTGCAAATGTTTGCCCAGTAGACGCACCTCAACCAGAATAA
- a CDS encoding tRNA1(Val) (adenine(37)-N6)-methyltransferase, whose product MKNYPQKQFERIDDLQRKGLKIIQNTQKFCFGIDAVLLAHFAAKDLNCQDKVVDLGTGTGIIPLLLWGMVGCQKILALEIQKDMVEMAKRSVALNGLQEKIEIIEGDIKNPPPELIPNTYDAIVTNPPYMESNKGIVNPTEGKAIARHEILCNLEDILYTAKRLLKPKGKFSMIHRSQRLVDILSIMRKVGIEPKKLRLVYPSPRKTSNLVLVQGNKGGKPHLVVEKPLYIYQQNGEYTQEIYEIYGDGKQKQKGAVNRD is encoded by the coding sequence ATGAAAAATTATCCCCAAAAACAATTTGAACGGATTGATGATCTTCAACGAAAGGGATTAAAAATCATACAAAATACTCAAAAATTTTGTTTTGGCATAGATGCCGTTTTATTAGCTCATTTTGCAGCGAAAGATTTAAACTGTCAGGATAAGGTTGTAGATTTAGGAACTGGTACTGGAATTATTCCTTTGCTATTATGGGGAATGGTAGGTTGTCAAAAAATCCTTGCATTAGAAATTCAAAAAGATATGGTAGAAATGGCAAAAAGAAGTGTTGCCCTCAATGGATTACAAGAAAAGATTGAAATTATAGAGGGAGATATTAAAAATCCTCCTCCAGAGCTTATCCCAAATACTTATGATGCTATTGTCACAAATCCTCCTTATATGGAAAGTAATAAGGGAATTGTCAACCCTACTGAAGGAAAAGCCATTGCTCGCCATGAAATACTTTGCAATTTAGAAGACATCTTATATACTGCCAAAAGACTTTTAAAACCTAAGGGAAAGTTTTCTATGATTCATCGTTCGCAACGACTGGTGGATATTTTAAGCATTATGAGAAAGGTAGGGATAGAGCCTAAAAAATTAAGGTTGGTCTATCCATCTCCAAGGAAAACATCCAATCTTGTATTAGTACAAGGAAACAAAGGAGGAAAGCCTCATCTTGTGGTAGAAAAACCTCTCTACATCTATCAACAAAATGGAGAATATACCCAAGAAATCTATGAGATTTATGGGGATGGGAAACAAAAGCAGAAAGGAGCAGTCAATCGTGATTGA
- the rsmI gene encoding 16S rRNA (cytidine(1402)-2'-O)-methyltransferase — MIEKGIGTIYFCSTPIGNLEDITLRVLRILQQVDLIAAEDTRHTIKLLNHFDIKTSLTSYHQHNEKSKGEQLIQKAKEGKNIAVVSDAGMPGISDPGEQLIQKCIRESIPFTLLPGANAALTALVLSGLSTRAFVFEGFLSRDKKERNLQFQRIQKETRTILFYESPNRIVSTLKEIKKHLGQRQVAIARELTKQYEEIWRGTIENAIEEFTVRTPKGEFVLVIEGLSLEQIKKEQKKQWEGWTIQEHLNYYICQGDSKKEAMKKVAKDRGISKREVYQYTIDS, encoded by the coding sequence GTGATTGAGAAAGGGATAGGAACCATTTATTTTTGTAGTACTCCTATTGGAAATTTAGAGGATATTACCTTAAGAGTGCTTCGGATTTTGCAACAAGTTGATTTAATCGCAGCGGAGGATACTCGTCATACCATCAAATTATTAAATCACTTTGATATAAAAACTTCTCTTACAAGTTATCACCAGCATAATGAAAAATCTAAAGGAGAACAACTTATACAAAAAGCAAAAGAAGGAAAAAATATTGCAGTAGTATCGGATGCTGGAATGCCAGGAATATCCGATCCAGGAGAACAACTTATTCAAAAATGTATCCGAGAAAGCATTCCCTTTACTCTACTTCCAGGAGCTAATGCAGCATTGACTGCTTTAGTACTCTCTGGATTGTCTACTAGAGCTTTTGTATTTGAAGGGTTTTTATCTAGAGATAAAAAAGAAAGGAATCTACAGTTTCAAAGAATTCAAAAAGAAACCCGTACCATTCTTTTTTATGAAAGTCCTAATCGCATTGTATCCACTTTGAAAGAGATTAAAAAGCATTTAGGGCAGAGGCAGGTAGCTATTGCAAGAGAACTGACTAAACAATATGAAGAAATCTGGAGAGGAACGATAGAAAATGCCATAGAAGAATTTACGGTCAGAACACCTAAAGGAGAATTTGTTTTAGTAATCGAGGGATTATCCTTAGAGCAGATAAAAAAAGAGCAAAAGAAACAATGGGAAGGTTGGACCATCCAAGAACATCTAAACTACTATATCTGTCAAGGAGATTCTAAAAAAGAAGCCATGAAAAAAGTAGCCAAAGATCGAGGAATTTCTAAAAGAGAAGTGTATCAATATACCATAGATAGTTAG
- a CDS encoding AbrB/MazE/SpoVT family DNA-binding domain-containing protein: MKSTGIVRKVDELGRVVIPIELRRTLDINIKDSLEIFVDGNHIILKKYEPTCIFCGQANKDAIIFKEKMVCPECIKELEDK, from the coding sequence TTGAAATCAACAGGAATTGTAAGAAAAGTAGATGAACTAGGTAGAGTAGTAATTCCTATTGAGTTACGTCGTACTTTAGATATCAATATAAAAGATTCCTTAGAGATCTTTGTAGATGGAAATCATATCATACTAAAAAAATATGAGCCAACATGTATTTTTTGTGGACAAGCCAATAAAGACGCTATTATTTTTAAAGAAAAGATGGTTTGTCCCGAATGTATTAAAGAATTAGAAGACAAATAA
- a CDS encoding helix-turn-helix transcriptional regulator, whose protein sequence is MHAKFSKLTQTDKNILQSYIILAEGLADYLGKHYEIIVHNLEDLEHSVIGIFNGFHSGRKVGAPITDLALSMLQDIKKKEGTLYQSYFTKNKRGEDLKSTTIIIQGENQRIIGLLCINMYLDTSFKEIVKNFVPFEQLTPSSLPSAHENLAKSVEELIDDTVEEVQMSVYQDSSIPVNLKTKEITRILYSRGIFNLKNSVERTANILGITKNTIYMHLRHLKKQEENLSNNW, encoded by the coding sequence ATGCATGCAAAATTTTCAAAATTAACCCAAACCGATAAAAATATTTTACAATCTTATATTATTTTAGCAGAAGGTCTCGCTGATTATTTAGGAAAACATTATGAAATCATTGTCCACAATTTAGAAGATTTAGAGCATTCTGTTATTGGAATTTTTAATGGATTTCATTCAGGAAGAAAAGTAGGGGCACCCATTACTGACCTTGCTCTTTCTATGCTTCAGGATATTAAAAAAAAAGAGGGAACGTTATATCAAAGTTATTTTACAAAGAATAAAAGGGGAGAAGATTTAAAATCTACCACCATTATCATTCAAGGAGAAAATCAAAGAATCATTGGATTGCTCTGTATCAATATGTATTTAGATACTTCCTTTAAAGAGATTGTTAAAAATTTTGTTCCTTTTGAGCAACTTACTCCCTCTTCTCTTCCATCGGCTCATGAAAATCTTGCAAAAAGTGTAGAAGAATTGATTGATGATACGGTAGAAGAGGTTCAGATGAGTGTATATCAAGATTCTTCCATTCCTGTAAATTTAAAAACCAAAGAAATTACCCGTATTCTTTATTCTCGTGGTATTTTTAATTTAAAAAACTCGGTAGAACGCACTGCAAATATCTTAGGTATTACCAAAAATACCATCTATATGCACTTAAGACATCTTAAAAAACAAGAAGAAAATTTATCCAATAATTGGTAG
- a CDS encoding dicarboxylate/amino acid:cation symporter, producing MSKKKHSFDLIIRVIIAIILGVLVGLYLPPIVTQIAYTGASLFSEWLSFVIPLMILAFVTKGIADLDEGAGKLLILTVILAYASTLIGGSASWVMASSIFSNFITPDLAHTIQETSTKGLESLFSIGLEPIIPVTGALVFAFMMGLCISVLRKKESGKVLYGTLNDFYDMINLVLNKAIVPFLPLFILGNFANMAYAGSVFAILGIFWRIFLCIIALHLIYVTILFIIAGLYRGQSPWKWIKNQIPGYMTAVGTQSSAATIPTNLECAKNNGTTRQVREFVIPLCSNVHMPGSMITITACSYTVLMMYGMPNHYSLLLRFIMILGVAMVASPGAPGGSIMTALPFLPVIGIDSNGTLASLLISLYIAQDSFGTAANISGDNALALMIDKIYHKHIIKRAPNPEDIV from the coding sequence ATGAGTAAAAAAAAGCATAGTTTTGATCTTATTATTCGTGTTATTATTGCTATTATTCTTGGTGTTTTAGTGGGGTTATATTTGCCTCCTATAGTAACGCAAATTGCTTATACAGGAGCCTCTCTTTTTAGTGAATGGTTAAGCTTTGTAATTCCTCTTATGATTTTAGCGTTTGTTACAAAAGGAATCGCTGATTTGGATGAAGGAGCTGGAAAGCTTTTGATTCTTACAGTAATCCTTGCTTACGCTTCTACTTTAATCGGTGGATCTGCTTCTTGGGTGATGGCATCTTCTATTTTCTCTAACTTCATTACCCCAGATTTAGCGCATACCATTCAAGAAACATCTACCAAAGGATTGGAAAGTTTATTTTCTATTGGTCTAGAACCTATTATTCCTGTTACAGGTGCTTTGGTCTTTGCTTTTATGATGGGACTTTGTATTTCTGTCCTAAGAAAAAAAGAATCTGGAAAAGTATTATATGGCACTTTAAATGATTTTTATGATATGATCAACCTTGTATTAAATAAAGCTATTGTTCCATTTTTACCTTTGTTTATCTTGGGAAATTTTGCTAATATGGCTTATGCTGGTTCTGTTTTTGCTATTTTAGGAATCTTTTGGAGAATTTTTCTCTGTATTATAGCTCTACACCTTATTTATGTAACCATACTCTTTATCATTGCAGGACTTTATCGAGGGCAAAGCCCTTGGAAATGGATCAAAAATCAAATCCCTGGATATATGACTGCAGTGGGGACACAGTCTTCAGCTGCAACCATTCCTACAAACTTGGAATGTGCGAAAAACAATGGAACGACTCGACAAGTTCGTGAGTTTGTCATTCCTCTTTGTTCAAATGTCCATATGCCTGGATCTATGATTACTATCACTGCTTGTTCTTATACGGTTCTTATGATGTATGGAATGCCTAATCATTATTCATTGCTCTTACGCTTTATTATGATACTTGGCGTTGCCATGGTGGCATCTCCAGGTGCTCCTGGTGGATCTATTATGACTGCTCTACCTTTTCTTCCAGTCATAGGAATAGATTCCAATGGGACATTAGCAAGTTTGCTTATTTCGCTTTATATTGCGCAAGATAGCTTTGGAACAGCTGCAAACATCTCTGGAGACAATGCACTTGCTCTGATGATTGATAAAATTTATCATAAACACATTATCAAAAGAGCACCTAATCCAGAAGATATTGTATAA